Proteins found in one uncultured Desulfuromonas sp. genomic segment:
- the lpxK gene encoding tetraacyldisaccharide 4'-kinase codes for MAFFVSLHHRLVTQGAQTWPDKLLFVVLLPVSLLYGAMNWLRGSCYDRGWLSTYRSSLPIISVGNLAVGGLGKTPVVDWLVNYFCRQGKRVAIVSRGYGGSFTGDVGVVSSGDGQLLMAARVAGDEPVLLARHNPHVPVLIARKRMIAIQELERSFDVDLVVLDDAFQHRQVGRSIDLVLLDATRPFGNGWPLPLGNLREFPCALQRADLLLLTRGQGAIHEKIAEKPTFSSRHVLAKHVTDLEGSEILVDPLRGKTIVAFAGIANPDAFFRSLSELGLSLSQQIPLADHVEYTPAVVRKLTEAAIGADVLITTEKDAVKLTANMFEIPCYQIPLTIEIGDYEAFGRHLQTLI; via the coding sequence ATGGCGTTTTTTGTCTCTCTTCATCACCGGCTGGTGACACAGGGGGCACAGACCTGGCCCGACAAGCTGCTATTTGTCGTGCTGTTACCCGTGTCTTTGCTGTACGGTGCTATGAACTGGCTGCGGGGCTCCTGTTATGACCGTGGCTGGCTGTCCACGTATCGCTCCTCATTACCGATTATTTCTGTGGGCAATTTGGCGGTTGGCGGACTCGGCAAGACCCCGGTTGTTGACTGGCTGGTGAACTATTTTTGCCGTCAGGGCAAACGGGTGGCGATAGTCAGTCGCGGCTATGGCGGCAGTTTTACTGGTGACGTTGGTGTCGTGTCTAGCGGCGACGGTCAACTGCTGATGGCGGCGCGTGTTGCCGGTGATGAACCGGTCCTGCTGGCACGCCATAATCCTCACGTGCCGGTGCTGATCGCCCGCAAACGAATGATCGCCATTCAAGAACTGGAGCGCTCTTTTGATGTCGACCTGGTTGTGCTGGATGATGCTTTTCAGCACCGTCAGGTGGGACGATCCATTGATCTGGTCCTGTTGGATGCGACCCGACCGTTTGGCAATGGCTGGCCATTACCGCTGGGTAACCTGCGCGAGTTCCCCTGTGCCCTGCAACGCGCAGATTTGTTGTTGTTGACCCGCGGACAGGGTGCCATCCACGAAAAAATTGCCGAAAAACCGACGTTTTCAAGCCGCCACGTTCTCGCAAAGCACGTTACCGATTTAGAGGGCTCAGAGATCCTCGTTGACCCGCTTCGCGGCAAAACGATTGTTGCCTTTGCCGGTATTGCCAATCCTGACGCTTTTTTCCGTTCGTTATCCGAACTGGGACTCTCGTTATCTCAGCAGATCCCTTTGGCGGATCATGTCGAGTATACCCCTGCCGTCGTGCGCAAACTGACTGAGGCGGCCATCGGGGCCGATGTTCTTATTACCACCGAAAAAGACGCAGTCAAACTAACTGCTAACATGTTTGAAATCCCCTGCTATCAAATTCCGTTAACCATAGAGATTGGAGATTATGAGGCCTTTGGCCGTCATTTACAGACCCTGATCTGA
- a CDS encoding ELM1/GtrOC1 family putative glycosyltransferase, whose protein sequence is MSLQPELLELLACPQCKQPVEMSGDDAVQCRSCHRSFPVRDGIPVMLVYRDDRKHPETAPRENLLPGTGPLLILNDGKPGHVNQSLAFAQLLNRDYRLLEVGFKYRTSKGFSYVADRLGFYSPRLFMADLPTGHYDAVVSAGSETYYANRTLSRCLGCKSIAIMMPKSYRLDFDLIVAQQHDNPPPKPNIVSVPINLSFSQPQGVVTPEDNERYIALIIGGDSAQQKLDVELLRRQIEKIMQLFPGHRVWLTTSRRTPTSAEEMLRSYAFSDPIWYSENPVNPISDFLHCAEYVFVTADSSSMISEAVSFGNACVEVLPLSVHMPRRGKFIRLLSRLEEMDCLHVFDGSCRCCQKKVDLCFILNKTK, encoded by the coding sequence ATGTCACTGCAGCCGGAACTGCTCGAGCTACTTGCCTGTCCACAATGTAAACAGCCTGTCGAGATGTCCGGAGATGATGCGGTGCAGTGTCGATCCTGTCACCGCAGTTTTCCGGTGCGGGACGGCATTCCTGTCATGCTGGTTTATCGGGATGACAGGAAACATCCTGAGACTGCGCCTCGGGAAAATCTGCTTCCCGGCACCGGCCCGCTGTTGATCCTTAACGATGGCAAGCCCGGCCATGTCAATCAATCCCTCGCCTTTGCCCAATTACTCAATCGCGACTACCGTTTGTTGGAGGTCGGTTTTAAATACCGCACCTCAAAAGGATTTTCCTATGTCGCCGACCGGCTGGGCTTTTATTCACCACGGCTGTTTATGGCCGATCTCCCCACCGGTCACTATGACGCCGTGGTGTCGGCGGGCTCGGAAACCTATTACGCCAACCGCACCTTGTCGCGTTGTCTGGGCTGTAAATCTATTGCCATCATGATGCCGAAAAGCTACCGGCTTGATTTTGATCTGATTGTTGCTCAGCAGCATGACAACCCACCGCCTAAACCCAATATTGTTTCCGTTCCGATTAATCTGAGTTTTTCCCAGCCGCAGGGTGTTGTAACTCCGGAGGACAATGAACGCTATATTGCCTTGATTATCGGAGGCGACAGTGCTCAGCAAAAACTGGATGTTGAGCTGCTGCGTCGTCAGATTGAAAAAATCATGCAGCTGTTTCCCGGTCACCGGGTGTGGTTGACCACATCGCGTCGCACGCCCACCTCAGCCGAAGAGATGTTGCGCAGTTATGCCTTCTCTGATCCCATCTGGTATTCGGAAAATCCCGTCAATCCGATTTCCGATTTTCTCCATTGCGCCGAGTATGTTTTTGTGACAGCCGATTCGAGTTCTATGATCAGTGAAGCGGTCAGTTTCGGCAATGCCTGTGTCGAGGTGCTGCCTCTGTCCGTCCACATGCCCCGTCGCGGAAAATTTATCCGTCTGTTGTCGCGTCTGGAGGAGATGGACTGCCTGCATGTCTTTGATGGTTCTTGCCGCTGCTGTCAAAAAAAAGTCGATCTGTGTTTTATCCTCAACAAAACCAAATAA
- a CDS encoding glycosyltransferase family 4 protein produces MKILQVTAALQQGGVERGTVEMAAFIVAQGAQSLVASQGGRLVEELETQGSQHFRLPLVKRTPWTIVYSAFKLRRIIQQEQVSLVHARSRAPAWAAYLACHWTGVPFVTTFHGTHRIQNRLKKFYNSIMVRGQRVIAISGFIKTHLMTHYAVDPCRINVAPRGYNPEVFNPDLIDAKRICQLRQSLKLTKGVPIISLPGRLTRWKGQVVLLEALNQIKDLCWQVVFIGGENKKAAYLHELQNLATGYQIDDRVRFVGDQTEIAVYYQLSDLVVSASTEPEAFGRVAVEAQAMGCPVVASAHGGALETVRDGETGWLFKPGDAEDLAATLRRVLTGNDDLRAVGERGRQWVAQHYTIDRMCQAEWDCYEKVLHG; encoded by the coding sequence ATGAAAATCCTTCAGGTTACGGCTGCCTTGCAACAAGGCGGTGTTGAACGGGGAACCGTTGAAATGGCGGCATTTATTGTTGCTCAAGGCGCCCAGAGTCTGGTGGCCTCTCAAGGAGGACGGCTGGTTGAGGAACTGGAAACCCAGGGATCGCAGCATTTCCGACTTCCTTTGGTCAAGCGGACTCCGTGGACCATTGTGTACAGTGCGTTCAAACTGCGTCGCATTATTCAACAGGAACAGGTCAGCCTGGTCCATGCCCGCTCTCGGGCACCGGCATGGGCAGCGTATTTGGCCTGCCATTGGACGGGGGTGCCGTTTGTGACCACGTTTCACGGCACCCATCGCATCCAAAACCGGCTGAAAAAATTTTACAACAGCATCATGGTGCGTGGCCAACGGGTGATTGCCATCAGTGGATTTATTAAAACCCATCTTATGACACATTACGCTGTCGATCCGTGCCGCATTAACGTGGCGCCGCGCGGCTATAACCCGGAGGTGTTTAATCCGGATCTGATTGATGCGAAGCGAATTTGCCAACTGCGTCAGAGTCTGAAGTTGACCAAAGGTGTACCAATCATTTCACTGCCCGGGCGCCTGACACGCTGGAAAGGGCAGGTTGTCCTGCTTGAAGCCCTCAATCAGATTAAAGATCTCTGCTGGCAGGTGGTGTTCATCGGCGGTGAAAATAAAAAAGCCGCGTATCTGCACGAACTCCAAAATTTAGCGACAGGTTATCAGATCGATGACCGGGTCCGATTTGTCGGTGATCAGACCGAAATCGCTGTGTATTACCAGCTTTCCGATCTGGTGGTCTCCGCCTCGACAGAACCCGAGGCCTTCGGGCGAGTGGCTGTGGAAGCGCAAGCTATGGGGTGCCCGGTGGTTGCCTCGGCACATGGTGGCGCGTTGGAAACGGTGCGGGATGGCGAGACCGGCTGGTTGTTTAAACCGGGAGATGCCGAGGATCTTGCGGCAACCTTGAGACGGGTGTTGACCGGTAACGATGATCTGCGCGCCGTCGGCGAGCGAGGTCGGCAGTGGGTGGCACAGCATTATACCATCGACCGCATGTGTCAGGCGGAGTGGGACTGTTATGAGAAGGTGCTCCATGGTTGA
- a CDS encoding glycosyltransferase produces MRVLHIAYQQLRRYGKTRVSWAQKLTRGLIKNDHCVQVFSDRDVAAFEAPFGWRDLGCGKANRRLLEMAEAFEPDLVIAGHCDIITNATLLEIKRMQPGVVLAHCNNDPLFVPENVEKIKQRAEVVDAVFVSTGRRELSLFEGGNARLYHMPNPVDPAVETLNNARRTDLDIDLLFCSNSNDFTKRLQMVGKLKDSLANEMNFKTFGSFGETPVWGRDYDRALAETKMGLNLNRQEGHYWYSSARMAQLAGNGILQFTHCGPRFDELLPTQSVVYFSDEDDLLRKIRLFHADDAMRCAWAEQARTFFQQEMNNTLYAQYILEASLLQPFSHDYVWAEDMQRKGSLA; encoded by the coding sequence ATGCGCGTATTGCATATTGCGTATCAGCAACTGCGACGTTACGGCAAGACCCGGGTGAGCTGGGCGCAAAAATTGACCCGTGGACTGATTAAAAACGATCATTGTGTCCAGGTGTTCAGTGATCGGGATGTCGCGGCGTTCGAAGCACCGTTTGGCTGGCGTGATCTGGGCTGTGGAAAAGCCAATCGCCGCCTCTTGGAGATGGCCGAGGCCTTTGAACCAGACCTGGTGATTGCCGGCCATTGCGACATCATCACCAACGCGACGTTGCTGGAAATCAAGCGTATGCAGCCGGGCGTTGTCCTGGCTCATTGCAATAATGATCCGCTGTTCGTGCCGGAGAATGTCGAGAAAATCAAACAGCGCGCCGAGGTGGTTGATGCGGTTTTTGTCTCGACTGGACGCCGTGAATTGTCCTTGTTTGAGGGTGGTAATGCCCGGCTGTATCACATGCCCAATCCGGTGGATCCGGCGGTGGAAACGCTCAATAACGCCCGGCGAACTGATTTGGATATCGACCTGTTGTTCTGCAGCAACAGCAATGATTTTACCAAACGTTTGCAGATGGTCGGCAAACTCAAAGACAGCCTTGCAAACGAAATGAATTTCAAGACCTTTGGCAGCTTTGGAGAAACTCCGGTGTGGGGACGCGATTATGATCGGGCGTTGGCTGAGACCAAGATGGGGCTGAATCTTAATCGTCAGGAGGGGCATTACTGGTATTCCTCAGCACGCATGGCGCAACTGGCCGGCAATGGAATTCTGCAGTTTACCCATTGCGGGCCACGCTTTGACGAATTATTGCCAACGCAGTCGGTGGTGTATTTCAGTGATGAAGATGATCTGCTCAGAAAGATTCGTCTGTTTCACGCTGATGACGCCATGCGTTGCGCCTGGGCGGAGCAGGCGCGGACGTTTTTCCAGCAGGAGATGAACAATACCTTGTATGCGCAATATATTCTCGAAGCGTCCCTGTTGCAGCCTTTCAGCCATGACTATGTCTGGGCGGAGGATATGCAGCGGAAAGGTTCGCTGGCGTGA
- a CDS encoding YrbL family protein: MLTLTQAEPFARGGNRLCYVHPDNPDCCVKVRRPDFTLEDCRRKKGFPRNLRPLSSFDDNREEAAVIKELQQRRGDIIHQHIYRCDGFVETDLGPGLMTELVRDADGRISLSLKQDLWERGYPESTRQAVETLAEFWLAHVIPSRELLTHNIVVQRGDHGEILRLVVIDGLGSPYVLPFNWLPRTVRHRKVSQRIRRLHKRIRQFIRRCDSGHPPSRVGMLLHRGNRHTCDKRPDIGRKGLNTQ; encoded by the coding sequence ATGTTGACTCTGACGCAAGCAGAACCTTTCGCTCGGGGCGGCAATCGGTTGTGTTACGTCCATCCCGACAATCCTGATTGTTGCGTAAAGGTGCGTCGCCCCGATTTTACCCTGGAAGATTGTAGGCGCAAAAAAGGCTTTCCCCGGAATCTCAGGCCGTTGTCCAGCTTTGATGATAACCGTGAAGAAGCGGCGGTTATCAAAGAACTGCAGCAACGTCGTGGAGATATTATCCATCAGCACATCTATCGCTGTGATGGTTTTGTTGAGACGGATCTGGGACCAGGGCTGATGACCGAGTTGGTGCGCGATGCGGATGGACGCATTTCACTCTCCCTGAAACAGGACCTGTGGGAACGGGGCTACCCGGAGTCCACCCGTCAGGCGGTTGAAACACTGGCGGAATTCTGGTTGGCACACGTGATTCCATCTCGCGAACTGCTCACGCACAATATCGTGGTGCAGCGTGGTGATCATGGTGAAATCCTGCGACTGGTGGTGATCGACGGACTTGGTTCGCCTTATGTGTTGCCCTTTAACTGGCTGCCGAGAACAGTTCGTCACCGTAAGGTCAGTCAGCGTATCCGGCGGTTACATAAACGAATCAGGCAATTTATCCGTCGCTGCGATAGTGGCCATCCGCCGAGCCGAGTTGGCATGTTGTTACATCGTGGCAACCGACACACCTGCGACAAAAGACCGGATATCGGTCGCAAAGGATTGAACACCCAATGA
- a CDS encoding glycosyltransferase codes for MKLMQILLSQSEAGAETYFEKVAVAFAQDAAVEQRLVIEAQPSREQRLQRSGVDFRTLPMGRMTKPLFYHHRLKREVQRFNPDLIVTWVNRASRKCPPTSAVVVGRLGGYYDIANYRKCDHLIVNTPDLMRHVTGHGWPQQRVSMISNFGELPESLEVPESLPSIPADHRVLLTLGRLHEKKAQDVLIRALPDIPQSILLIAGDGDLRPSLAELATSLGVADRVHFLGLRKDVRALFELADICVFPSRFEPLGNVVLEAWSTGIPIVAAASQGPSWLIDDGSNGLLFEVDSAVHCAAQVNRLLVDQSLADRLVEQGRRTFSQEFSMEVIITRYKALFMNLVAQQACGGAV; via the coding sequence ATGAAGTTGATGCAGATTCTTTTGTCACAGTCTGAGGCTGGTGCTGAGACCTACTTTGAAAAAGTTGCGGTCGCGTTTGCCCAGGACGCGGCGGTTGAGCAGCGCTTGGTTATCGAAGCGCAACCTTCGCGTGAACAGCGCCTGCAGCGATCCGGCGTTGATTTTCGCACCCTGCCCATGGGGCGCATGACCAAGCCGCTTTTTTATCACCACCGCTTGAAACGGGAGGTGCAACGGTTCAATCCCGATCTGATTGTCACCTGGGTCAACCGGGCGTCACGTAAGTGTCCGCCAACCTCAGCCGTGGTGGTGGGCCGTCTCGGCGGCTATTACGACATCGCCAATTATCGCAAATGTGATCATCTGATTGTCAATACTCCGGATTTGATGCGCCATGTAACCGGTCATGGCTGGCCGCAACAACGTGTCAGCATGATTTCCAATTTTGGCGAACTCCCTGAAAGTCTGGAAGTCCCTGAGTCGTTGCCATCTATTCCTGCTGATCATCGGGTGTTGCTGACCTTAGGGCGACTACATGAAAAAAAAGCCCAGGATGTTCTGATCCGGGCACTGCCCGATATTCCGCAGTCTATTCTGTTGATCGCCGGTGACGGTGACTTGAGACCATCGCTGGCTGAACTGGCCACCTCGTTGGGTGTTGCTGATCGGGTTCATTTTCTCGGCCTGCGCAAAGATGTTCGGGCGTTGTTTGAGCTGGCTGATATTTGCGTGTTTCCATCCCGTTTTGAACCGCTGGGTAATGTGGTGTTGGAAGCCTGGTCGACCGGGATCCCCATCGTCGCAGCGGCCAGTCAGGGACCTTCCTGGCTGATTGACGATGGGAGCAATGGTTTGCTGTTTGAGGTGGACAGTGCCGTTCACTGTGCGGCCCAAGTCAATCGTCTGCTGGTGGATCAATCCCTTGCGGATCGCCTGGTTGAGCAGGGGCGGCGGACGTTTTCTCAAGAGTTCAGCATGGAGGTGATCATCACCCGATACAAAGCGCTTTTTATGAATCTTGTCGCCCAACAGGCTTGCGGAGGGGCGGTATGA
- a CDS encoding glycosyltransferase yields the protein MMSLPRVAQVLAGAPHGGAENFYVRLVQGLHDTKTIEQKAFVRNHPQRVAALRGHGLSVDGFRFGAPLHIFDRLRFVRALKTFDPDIVMTWMNRASGLTPRGSYQLVCRLGHYYNLKYYRHADYWVGISKGICDHLVRGGMSAKRVVHIPNFADETPVCALPRDSFNTPMDRPLLLAAGRLHINKGFDTLLQALVTVPDAILWLAGAGPEEQALKTLCRELGLDERVRFLGWRNDVTALMHTADLFVCPSRHEGLGSIVMESWAHQCPIVATNSQGPGEVIEDGVTGLVVPVDEPQSLATAINGLLLDPTARQCLADQAAQHYQRHYSQRVIVDHYNRFYCSLM from the coding sequence ATGATGAGTCTTCCCAGAGTCGCCCAGGTCCTTGCCGGAGCACCGCATGGTGGGGCGGAAAATTTCTATGTACGTCTGGTGCAGGGGCTGCATGATACCAAGACCATTGAACAAAAGGCGTTTGTCCGCAACCATCCCCAGCGTGTCGCGGCGTTGCGCGGCCATGGCTTGAGCGTTGACGGATTTCGTTTTGGTGCCCCTTTGCATATTTTTGATCGTCTGCGCTTTGTGCGCGCCCTTAAAACCTTTGATCCCGACATTGTCATGACCTGGATGAATCGGGCCAGTGGACTGACCCCGCGGGGCTCTTACCAATTGGTCTGTCGCCTCGGCCATTATTACAATCTCAAATATTACCGCCATGCCGATTACTGGGTGGGGATTTCCAAGGGGATCTGCGATCACCTGGTGCGGGGCGGCATGTCGGCGAAGCGGGTGGTGCATATCCCGAATTTTGCCGATGAAACACCGGTCTGTGCCTTGCCGCGCGATAGCTTTAATACCCCGATGGATCGCCCGTTGTTGTTGGCTGCCGGGCGTTTGCATATCAACAAAGGGTTCGACACGTTGTTGCAGGCGCTGGTGACGGTTCCTGATGCCATTCTGTGGCTGGCTGGAGCCGGTCCGGAGGAGCAGGCTCTTAAGACATTGTGTCGCGAGTTGGGGCTGGATGAGCGGGTGCGTTTTCTCGGGTGGCGCAACGATGTGACGGCTCTGATGCACACGGCGGATCTGTTTGTGTGCCCGTCACGTCATGAGGGGCTGGGATCGATTGTGATGGAATCGTGGGCGCATCAGTGCCCGATTGTGGCGACCAACTCTCAGGGGCCGGGGGAGGTGATTGAGGATGGTGTGACCGGACTGGTGGTGCCGGTGGATGAGCCCCAATCGCTGGCAACAGCGATCAATGGACTGTTGCTCGATCCGACCGCCCGACAATGCCTTGCCGACCAGGCGGCCCAACACTATCAGCGTCATTACAGTCAGCGCGTTATCGTTGACCACTATAACCGATTTTATTGCTCTCTTATGTAA
- a CDS encoding GT-D fold domain-containing glycosyltransferase gives MVDTVKTHDKISAWERIFGGDLWVLRTLMRRIVSVLFALIPVKAWRHQARENLDRWIIACNAGKIAHFIEHYPAVKSELETVAFIVEKRASIGRFGDGEFNMCIGRHKSFQTYDSTLVIRLKEILHNTDENFLVGINTIQAEHDLTEIWKKFVVRRGNRVLKLLDLNRRYHSSTITTVFPQETTSFKQYVAALKLIWHNRKVVFVVGRNSRFFFEEELFDNLRCHEFVYGPAKDAFSVYDDLLEKVTDYDIDWLILIALGPTATVMAYDLYCKGYQAIDLGQTPSKYHKAKYGTLYPDDHPLFDPNPL, from the coding sequence GTGGTTGATACGGTAAAAACACACGATAAAATCAGTGCTTGGGAGCGTATTTTTGGCGGCGATTTATGGGTTTTGCGTACGCTCATGCGGCGGATTGTCAGTGTGCTTTTTGCTCTGATTCCGGTAAAAGCCTGGCGGCACCAGGCACGGGAAAACTTGGACCGCTGGATTATCGCGTGCAATGCTGGAAAAATCGCCCATTTCATCGAGCACTATCCTGCGGTCAAAAGTGAACTGGAAACCGTTGCGTTTATTGTTGAAAAGCGAGCCAGTATCGGTCGTTTTGGTGACGGTGAATTCAATATGTGCATTGGCCGCCATAAATCATTTCAGACGTATGACAGCACTCTGGTCATTCGGCTAAAAGAGATTCTGCACAACACCGACGAGAATTTTCTTGTCGGCATCAATACCATTCAGGCCGAGCATGATCTGACCGAGATCTGGAAAAAGTTTGTTGTGCGCCGGGGGAATCGGGTTTTGAAACTTCTCGATCTCAATCGACGGTATCATTCCTCAACCATCACCACGGTTTTTCCTCAAGAAACCACCTCTTTTAAGCAGTATGTCGCCGCACTTAAATTGATCTGGCACAACCGAAAGGTGGTCTTTGTCGTTGGTCGCAACAGTCGGTTTTTTTTCGAGGAGGAGCTGTTTGATAATCTGCGCTGCCATGAATTTGTTTATGGCCCTGCCAAAGACGCGTTCAGCGTTTACGATGACCTGCTGGAGAAGGTGACGGATTATGATATCGATTGGCTGATTCTGATTGCTCTCGGACCGACCGCCACGGTCATGGCCTACGATCTGTATTGCAAAGGGTACCAGGCGATTGATCTCGGCCAGACACCTTCCAAATATCATAAAGCCAAATACGGCACTCTTTATCCTGATGATCATCCCCTTTTTGATCCGAATCCTCTGTGA
- a CDS encoding O-antigen ligase family protein: protein MKLMRKKSLLLALSCLWLVLFPAKGAVFQGCLYLLPLLVVVYRDTRKLFWEHAGHFAVLSGCFALPLLISELRAVVFFGRPFSDGAFEAFWRLAVVPLVLVTVCRYCRCTARQLLIALVGVGIFYGLAGLSGVFFEMVPVLRSFGARAAGFVSNPNPFGFLMAVTCLVALFLVMTARHNRELVFAVVGGGVGFAGLLVSGSRSALLAWCVALVVMVVLGWRHCPVFSLSKRTMVCGGVVVLLLVAIVVALPSCYVDLIHHRMAHVAQGDIRLTIWSRYLERFVEHPVLGVPICCDHKIQINGQGFGPHNMYLSVLVQSGIVGAGALISGLLWLIRKTALNCRERTVVVPMALLLCFYCFFNSSFFGNEMTQGVFALVVVLSLHRINELTG from the coding sequence ATGAAATTGATGCGAAAAAAGTCTCTTCTGCTTGCCTTATCCTGTTTGTGGCTTGTTCTTTTTCCGGCAAAAGGCGCTGTGTTTCAGGGCTGTCTTTATCTGTTGCCCCTGCTGGTTGTGGTCTATCGCGATACGCGCAAGCTGTTTTGGGAGCATGCCGGACATTTTGCGGTGCTGAGTGGCTGTTTTGCACTGCCTCTGTTGATTTCCGAACTGCGTGCAGTGGTGTTTTTTGGGAGGCCATTCAGTGATGGTGCGTTTGAAGCGTTCTGGCGCCTGGCGGTTGTTCCGCTGGTGCTGGTCACGGTGTGCCGTTATTGCCGATGCACGGCACGGCAACTACTCATCGCCCTGGTCGGCGTGGGGATTTTTTATGGGCTGGCCGGATTGAGTGGGGTGTTTTTTGAGATGGTTCCTGTGCTGCGTTCTTTTGGCGCGCGTGCTGCCGGCTTTGTTTCAAATCCCAACCCGTTTGGATTCTTGATGGCCGTCACCTGTCTGGTGGCCCTGTTTTTGGTCATGACGGCGCGCCATAACAGGGAACTGGTTTTCGCTGTTGTCGGGGGTGGTGTTGGCTTTGCCGGTCTCCTTGTTTCCGGAAGTCGGAGTGCTTTGCTGGCATGGTGCGTTGCGTTGGTTGTCATGGTGGTTCTGGGATGGCGACATTGTCCTGTGTTTTCTCTGTCCAAGAGAACCATGGTCTGTGGTGGTGTGGTCGTCCTGCTGCTGGTCGCGATTGTCGTTGCCCTGCCGAGCTGCTATGTAGATCTGATCCACCATCGCATGGCTCATGTTGCGCAGGGCGATATCCGTCTGACGATCTGGTCGCGCTATCTGGAGCGCTTTGTCGAGCATCCTGTCCTGGGTGTGCCGATTTGTTGCGATCATAAAATCCAGATCAATGGTCAGGGCTTTGGCCCGCACAATATGTATCTGTCTGTTCTTGTTCAATCCGGCATTGTTGGAGCCGGAGCGCTGATAAGCGGTTTGCTCTGGTTGATCCGTAAGACGGCTTTAAACTGTCGAGAACGAACCGTGGTGGTGCCGATGGCGTTGCTGTTGTGTTTTTATTGCTTCTTTAATTCGTCATTCTTCGGCAATGAAATGACCCAGGGGGTGTTTGCTTTGGTTGTGGTTTTGAGTCTTCACCGCATAAATGAGTTGACTGGATGA